A genomic stretch from Microtus pennsylvanicus isolate mMicPen1 chromosome 11, mMicPen1.hap1, whole genome shotgun sequence includes:
- the Cd300lg gene encoding CMRF35-like molecule 9 isoform X6: MRPLVLLWSCLVLPGYEALKGPKEVSGFEGDSVSLQCTYEKKVRGRRKYWCRESGLILSRCSDIVYSEQNQEVVRGRMSIRDRPRDLSMTVTMRDLTVKDSGKYWCGIDRLGFDESFEVSLIVFPGSSRPVIWHHSITTKDSTASHVLTSSVSIPIVRMMAPVWVLLSLLLATGLIAFGNHMLQWRKKAWLAMETQRNEKVYLPASPPGNNWVPEDAMINLAAPPECLSNANASAVPFTETQHLGQATEEEAAPSLDAKEDEDAMAAPPLQVSAQELASEFISV; the protein is encoded by the exons ATGCGGCCTCTAGTCTTGCTGTGGAGCTGCCTGGTGCTCCCAG GTTATGAAGCCCTGAAGGGCCCAAAGGAGGTCAGTGGATTTGAAGGTGACAGCGTGTCCCTGCAGTGCACCTACGAGAAGAAGGTGAGGGGACGCAGGAAGTACTGGTGCCGAGAGAGTGGCCTCATCCTGTCCCGCTGCTCCGACATTGTCTACTCAGAACAGAACCAGGAGGTGGTACGGGGCCGGATGTCCATCCGAGACAGGCCCAGAGACCTCTCGATGACCGTGACCATGAGGGACCTTACCGTGAAGGACTCGGGGAAGTACTGGTGCGGGATTGACAGACTGGGCTTCGATGAATCTTTTGAAGTGTCTCTCATCGTCTTTCCAG GGAGCTCCCGCCCAGTCATCTGGCATCACAGCATCACAACAAAGGACTCCACGGCCAGTCATGTCCTCACGTCCAG TGTGTCCATCCCGATTGTCCGCATGATGGCCCCAGTCTGGGTGCTCTTGTCCCTTCTGCTGGCGACAGGTCTGATTGCCTTTGGCAACCACATGCTCCAGTGGAGAAAGAAAG CTTGGCTGGCCATGGAGACACAGAGGAACGAGAAGGTCTACCTCCCAGCTTCG CCACCAGGGAACAACTGGGTGCCTGAAGATGCCATGATCAACCTTGCAGCGCCTCCCGAGTGTCTCAGCAACGCCAACGCCTCCGCTGTGCCCTTCACGGAGACCCAGCACCTCGGCCAG GCTACAGAGGAAGAGGCAGCCCCTTCCCTGGACGCCAAGGAGGATGAGGACGCAATGGCAGCCCCTCCCTTGCAGGTGTCCGCACAGGAACTGGCTTCCGAGTTCATCTCTGTATAA
- the Cd300lg gene encoding CMRF35-like molecule 9 isoform X2 — translation MRPLVLLWSCLVLPGYEALKGPKEVSGFEGDSVSLQCTYEKKVRGRRKYWCRESGLILSRCSDIVYSEQNQEVVRGRMSIRDRPRDLSMTVTMRDLTVKDSGKYWCGIDRLGFDESFEVSLIVFPGRRDSPTPTGTCCPTSPNPSFQPLTATRILQPKAIAWQTQLPELIVTVKQGKTEVKAPVFTEEAPAWSSGTSQVLPGTSPYAGSAPHTTTPAWSAGTSPSPGTSPYAGSSPHTATSPHAGSSRPVIWHHSITTKDSTASHVLTSSVSIPIVRMMAPVWVLLSLLLATGLIAFGNHMLQWRKKAWLAMETQRNEKVYLPASPPGNNWVPEDAMINLAAPPECLSNANASAVPFTETQHLGQATEEEAAPSLDAKEDEDAMAAPPLQVSAQELASEFISV, via the exons ATGCGGCCTCTAGTCTTGCTGTGGAGCTGCCTGGTGCTCCCAG GTTATGAAGCCCTGAAGGGCCCAAAGGAGGTCAGTGGATTTGAAGGTGACAGCGTGTCCCTGCAGTGCACCTACGAGAAGAAGGTGAGGGGACGCAGGAAGTACTGGTGCCGAGAGAGTGGCCTCATCCTGTCCCGCTGCTCCGACATTGTCTACTCAGAACAGAACCAGGAGGTGGTACGGGGCCGGATGTCCATCCGAGACAGGCCCAGAGACCTCTCGATGACCGTGACCATGAGGGACCTTACCGTGAAGGACTCGGGGAAGTACTGGTGCGGGATTGACAGACTGGGCTTCGATGAATCTTTTGAAGTGTCTCTCATCGTCTTTCCAG GAAGAAGGGACAGTCCCACCCCCACTGGCACCTGCTGCCCTACTTCCCCTAACCCCTCCTTCCAGCCTCTCACAGCTACAAGGATCCTGCAGCCCAAGGCAATAGCCTGGCAGACTCAGCTCCCAGAACTGA TCGTCACAGTCAAGCAGGGGAAGACAGAGGTTAAGGCCCCTGTGTTCACGGAGGAGGccccagcctggtcttcaggaaCCTCCCAGGTTCTCCCAGGAACCTCTCCATATGCTGGGAGTGCTCCTCACACAACAaccccagcctggtctgcaggaaCCTCCCCTTCCCCAGGAACCTCTCCATATGCTGGGAGCTCTCCTCACACAGCGACCTCTCCTCATGCAGGGAGCTCCCGCCCAGTCATCTGGCATCACAGCATCACAACAAAGGACTCCACGGCCAGTCATGTCCTCACGTCCAG TGTGTCCATCCCGATTGTCCGCATGATGGCCCCAGTCTGGGTGCTCTTGTCCCTTCTGCTGGCGACAGGTCTGATTGCCTTTGGCAACCACATGCTCCAGTGGAGAAAGAAAG CTTGGCTGGCCATGGAGACACAGAGGAACGAGAAGGTCTACCTCCCAGCTTCG CCACCAGGGAACAACTGGGTGCCTGAAGATGCCATGATCAACCTTGCAGCGCCTCCCGAGTGTCTCAGCAACGCCAACGCCTCCGCTGTGCCCTTCACGGAGACCCAGCACCTCGGCCAG GCTACAGAGGAAGAGGCAGCCCCTTCCCTGGACGCCAAGGAGGATGAGGACGCAATGGCAGCCCCTCCCTTGCAGGTGTCCGCACAGGAACTGGCTTCCGAGTTCATCTCTGTATAA
- the Cd300lg gene encoding CMRF35-like molecule 9 isoform X4, translated as MRPLVLLWSCLVLPGYEALKGPKEVSGFEGDSVSLQCTYEKKVRGRRKYWCRESGLILSRCSDIVYSEQNQEVVRGRMSIRDRPRDLSMTVTMRDLTVKDSGKYWCGIDRLGFDESFEVSLIVFPASPGLHPTVVTVKQGKTEVKAPVFTEEAPAWSSGTSQVLPGTSPYAGSAPHTTTPAWSAGTSPSPGTSPYAGSSPHTATSPHAGSSRPVIWHHSITTKDSTASHVLTSSVSIPIVRMMAPVWVLLSLLLATGLIAFGNHMLQWRKKAWLAMETQRNEKVYLPASPPGNNWVPEDAMINLAAPPECLSNANASAVPFTETQHLGQATEEEAAPSLDAKEDEDAMAAPPLQVSAQELASEFISV; from the exons ATGCGGCCTCTAGTCTTGCTGTGGAGCTGCCTGGTGCTCCCAG GTTATGAAGCCCTGAAGGGCCCAAAGGAGGTCAGTGGATTTGAAGGTGACAGCGTGTCCCTGCAGTGCACCTACGAGAAGAAGGTGAGGGGACGCAGGAAGTACTGGTGCCGAGAGAGTGGCCTCATCCTGTCCCGCTGCTCCGACATTGTCTACTCAGAACAGAACCAGGAGGTGGTACGGGGCCGGATGTCCATCCGAGACAGGCCCAGAGACCTCTCGATGACCGTGACCATGAGGGACCTTACCGTGAAGGACTCGGGGAAGTACTGGTGCGGGATTGACAGACTGGGCTTCGATGAATCTTTTGAAGTGTCTCTCATCGTCTTTCCAG CTTCTCCTGGTCTCCACCCGACAGTCGTCACAGTCAAGCAGGGGAAGACAGAGGTTAAGGCCCCTGTGTTCACGGAGGAGGccccagcctggtcttcaggaaCCTCCCAGGTTCTCCCAGGAACCTCTCCATATGCTGGGAGTGCTCCTCACACAACAaccccagcctggtctgcaggaaCCTCCCCTTCCCCAGGAACCTCTCCATATGCTGGGAGCTCTCCTCACACAGCGACCTCTCCTCATGCAGGGAGCTCCCGCCCAGTCATCTGGCATCACAGCATCACAACAAAGGACTCCACGGCCAGTCATGTCCTCACGTCCAG TGTGTCCATCCCGATTGTCCGCATGATGGCCCCAGTCTGGGTGCTCTTGTCCCTTCTGCTGGCGACAGGTCTGATTGCCTTTGGCAACCACATGCTCCAGTGGAGAAAGAAAG CTTGGCTGGCCATGGAGACACAGAGGAACGAGAAGGTCTACCTCCCAGCTTCG CCACCAGGGAACAACTGGGTGCCTGAAGATGCCATGATCAACCTTGCAGCGCCTCCCGAGTGTCTCAGCAACGCCAACGCCTCCGCTGTGCCCTTCACGGAGACCCAGCACCTCGGCCAG GCTACAGAGGAAGAGGCAGCCCCTTCCCTGGACGCCAAGGAGGATGAGGACGCAATGGCAGCCCCTCCCTTGCAGGTGTCCGCACAGGAACTGGCTTCCGAGTTCATCTCTGTATAA
- the Cd300lg gene encoding CMRF35-like molecule 9 isoform X5: MRPLVLLWSCLVLPGYEALKGPKEVSGFEGDSVSLQCTYEKKVRGRRKYWCRESGLILSRCSDIVYSEQNQEVVRGRMSIRDRPRDLSMTVTMRDLTVKDSGKYWCGIDRLGFDESFEVSLIVFPVVTVKQGKTEVKAPVFTEEAPAWSSGTSQVLPGTSPYAGSAPHTTTPAWSAGTSPSPGTSPYAGSSPHTATSPHAGSSRPVIWHHSITTKDSTASHVLTSSVSIPIVRMMAPVWVLLSLLLATGLIAFGNHMLQWRKKAWLAMETQRNEKVYLPASPPGNNWVPEDAMINLAAPPECLSNANASAVPFTETQHLGQATEEEAAPSLDAKEDEDAMAAPPLQVSAQELASEFISV; encoded by the exons ATGCGGCCTCTAGTCTTGCTGTGGAGCTGCCTGGTGCTCCCAG GTTATGAAGCCCTGAAGGGCCCAAAGGAGGTCAGTGGATTTGAAGGTGACAGCGTGTCCCTGCAGTGCACCTACGAGAAGAAGGTGAGGGGACGCAGGAAGTACTGGTGCCGAGAGAGTGGCCTCATCCTGTCCCGCTGCTCCGACATTGTCTACTCAGAACAGAACCAGGAGGTGGTACGGGGCCGGATGTCCATCCGAGACAGGCCCAGAGACCTCTCGATGACCGTGACCATGAGGGACCTTACCGTGAAGGACTCGGGGAAGTACTGGTGCGGGATTGACAGACTGGGCTTCGATGAATCTTTTGAAGTGTCTCTCATCGTCTTTCCAG TCGTCACAGTCAAGCAGGGGAAGACAGAGGTTAAGGCCCCTGTGTTCACGGAGGAGGccccagcctggtcttcaggaaCCTCCCAGGTTCTCCCAGGAACCTCTCCATATGCTGGGAGTGCTCCTCACACAACAaccccagcctggtctgcaggaaCCTCCCCTTCCCCAGGAACCTCTCCATATGCTGGGAGCTCTCCTCACACAGCGACCTCTCCTCATGCAGGGAGCTCCCGCCCAGTCATCTGGCATCACAGCATCACAACAAAGGACTCCACGGCCAGTCATGTCCTCACGTCCAG TGTGTCCATCCCGATTGTCCGCATGATGGCCCCAGTCTGGGTGCTCTTGTCCCTTCTGCTGGCGACAGGTCTGATTGCCTTTGGCAACCACATGCTCCAGTGGAGAAAGAAAG CTTGGCTGGCCATGGAGACACAGAGGAACGAGAAGGTCTACCTCCCAGCTTCG CCACCAGGGAACAACTGGGTGCCTGAAGATGCCATGATCAACCTTGCAGCGCCTCCCGAGTGTCTCAGCAACGCCAACGCCTCCGCTGTGCCCTTCACGGAGACCCAGCACCTCGGCCAG GCTACAGAGGAAGAGGCAGCCCCTTCCCTGGACGCCAAGGAGGATGAGGACGCAATGGCAGCCCCTCCCTTGCAGGTGTCCGCACAGGAACTGGCTTCCGAGTTCATCTCTGTATAA
- the Cd300lg gene encoding CMRF35-like molecule 9 isoform X1 produces MRPLVLLWSCLVLPGYEALKGPKEVSGFEGDSVSLQCTYEKKVRGRRKYWCRESGLILSRCSDIVYSEQNQEVVRGRMSIRDRPRDLSMTVTMRDLTVKDSGKYWCGIDRLGFDESFEVSLIVFPGRRDSPTPTGTCCPTSPNPSFQPLTATRILQPKAIAWQTQLPELTSPGLHPTVVTVKQGKTEVKAPVFTEEAPAWSSGTSQVLPGTSPYAGSAPHTTTPAWSAGTSPSPGTSPYAGSSPHTATSPHAGSSRPVIWHHSITTKDSTASHVLTSSVSIPIVRMMAPVWVLLSLLLATGLIAFGNHMLQWRKKAWLAMETQRNEKVYLPASPPGNNWVPEDAMINLAAPPECLSNANASAVPFTETQHLGQATEEEAAPSLDAKEDEDAMAAPPLQVSAQELASEFISV; encoded by the exons ATGCGGCCTCTAGTCTTGCTGTGGAGCTGCCTGGTGCTCCCAG GTTATGAAGCCCTGAAGGGCCCAAAGGAGGTCAGTGGATTTGAAGGTGACAGCGTGTCCCTGCAGTGCACCTACGAGAAGAAGGTGAGGGGACGCAGGAAGTACTGGTGCCGAGAGAGTGGCCTCATCCTGTCCCGCTGCTCCGACATTGTCTACTCAGAACAGAACCAGGAGGTGGTACGGGGCCGGATGTCCATCCGAGACAGGCCCAGAGACCTCTCGATGACCGTGACCATGAGGGACCTTACCGTGAAGGACTCGGGGAAGTACTGGTGCGGGATTGACAGACTGGGCTTCGATGAATCTTTTGAAGTGTCTCTCATCGTCTTTCCAG GAAGAAGGGACAGTCCCACCCCCACTGGCACCTGCTGCCCTACTTCCCCTAACCCCTCCTTCCAGCCTCTCACAGCTACAAGGATCCTGCAGCCCAAGGCAATAGCCTGGCAGACTCAGCTCCCAGAACTGA CTTCTCCTGGTCTCCACCCGACAGTCGTCACAGTCAAGCAGGGGAAGACAGAGGTTAAGGCCCCTGTGTTCACGGAGGAGGccccagcctggtcttcaggaaCCTCCCAGGTTCTCCCAGGAACCTCTCCATATGCTGGGAGTGCTCCTCACACAACAaccccagcctggtctgcaggaaCCTCCCCTTCCCCAGGAACCTCTCCATATGCTGGGAGCTCTCCTCACACAGCGACCTCTCCTCATGCAGGGAGCTCCCGCCCAGTCATCTGGCATCACAGCATCACAACAAAGGACTCCACGGCCAGTCATGTCCTCACGTCCAG TGTGTCCATCCCGATTGTCCGCATGATGGCCCCAGTCTGGGTGCTCTTGTCCCTTCTGCTGGCGACAGGTCTGATTGCCTTTGGCAACCACATGCTCCAGTGGAGAAAGAAAG CTTGGCTGGCCATGGAGACACAGAGGAACGAGAAGGTCTACCTCCCAGCTTCG CCACCAGGGAACAACTGGGTGCCTGAAGATGCCATGATCAACCTTGCAGCGCCTCCCGAGTGTCTCAGCAACGCCAACGCCTCCGCTGTGCCCTTCACGGAGACCCAGCACCTCGGCCAG GCTACAGAGGAAGAGGCAGCCCCTTCCCTGGACGCCAAGGAGGATGAGGACGCAATGGCAGCCCCTCCCTTGCAGGTGTCCGCACAGGAACTGGCTTCCGAGTTCATCTCTGTATAA
- the Mpp2 gene encoding MAGUK p55 subfamily member 2 isoform X3: MPVAATNSESAMQQVLDNLGSLPNATGAAELDLIFLRGIMESPIVRSLAKAHERLEETKLEAVRDNNLELVQEILRDLAQLAEQSSTAAELARILQEPHFQSLLETHDSVASKTYETPPPSPGLDPTFSNQPVPPDAVRMVGIRKTAGEHLGVTFRVEGGELVIARILHGGMVAQQGLLHVGDIIKEVNGQPVGSDPRALQELLRNASGSVILKILPSYQEPHLPRQVFVKCHFDYDPARDSLIPCKEAGLRFNAGDLLQIVNQDDANWWQACHVEGGSAGLIPSQLLEEKRKAFVKRDLELTPTSGTLCGSLSGKKKKRMMYLTTKNAEFDRHELLIYEEVARMPPFRRKTLVLIGAQGVGRRSLKNKLILWDPDRYGTTVPYTSRRPKDSEREGQGYSFVSRGEMEADIRAGRYLEHGEYEGNLYGTRIDSIRGVVASGKVCVLDVNPQAVKVLRTAEFVPYVVFIEAPDFETLRAMNRAALESGVSTKQLTEADLRRTVEESSRIQRGYGHYFDLSLVNSNLERTFRELQAAMEKLRTEPQWVPVSWVY; encoded by the exons GCCCACGAGCGGCTGGAGGAGACGAAGTTGGAGGCCGTTCGGGATAACAACCTGGAGCTGGTGCAGGAAATCCTTCGGGACCTGGCGCAGCTGGCGGAGCAGAGCAGCACCGCTGCAGAACTGGCACGCATCCTCCAGGAGCCCCACTTCCAG TCCCTCTTGGAGACACATGACTCAGTGGCCTCAAAGACCTATGAGACCCCACCCCCCAGCCCAGGTCTAGATCCCACGTTCAGCAATCAGCCAGTACCCCCTGATGCGGTGCGCATGGTGGGCATCCGCAAGACAGCTGGAGAACATCTG GGTGTGACGTTCCGAGTGGAGGGCGGTGAGCTGGTGATTGCTCGCATTCTGCACGggggcatggtggctcagcaaGGCCTGCTGCACGTTGGTGACATCATCAAGGAAGTGAACGGGCAGCCAGTGGGCAGCGATCCCCGGGCGCTGCAGGAGCTCCTGCGTAACGCCAGTGGCAGTGTCATCCTCAAGATCCTGCCCAGCTACCAGGAGCCCCACCTGCCCCGACAG GTATTTGTTAAATGCCACTTCGATTATGACCCTGCCCGCGACAGTCTCATCCCCTGCAAGGAAGCAGGCCTGCGCTTCAACGCTGGGGACTTGCTTCAGATTGTGAACCAGGATGATGCCAATTGGTGGCAG GCTTGCCACGTAGAAGGGGGCAGTGCTGGGCTCATCCCCAGCCAGTTGTTGGAGGAGAAGCGGAAAGCGTTTGTCAAGCGGGACCTGGAACTGACCCCGACTTCAG GGACCCTGTGTGGCAGCCTTTCGGGAAAGAAGAAGAAGCGAATGATGTATTTGACAACCAAGAATGCAG AGTTTGACCGCCACGAGCTGCTCATTTATGAGGAGGTGGCCCGCATGCCCCCATTCCGCCGGAAAACCCTGGTGCTGATTGGCGCTCAGGGTGTGGGCCGACGCAGCCTGAAAAACAAACTCATTCTGTGGGATCCAGACCGCTATGGCACCACAGTGCCCT ACACATCCCGGAGGCCCAAGGACTCGGAAAGGGAAGGGCAAGGCTACAGCTTTGTGTCTCGCGGGGAGATGGAGGCTGACATCCGTGCTGGGCGCTACCTGGAACATGGCGAGTATGAGGGCAACCTGTACGGCACGCGTATCGACTCCATCCGTGGCGTGGTTGCCTCCGGCAAGGTGTGCGTGCTGGACGTCAACCCCCAG GCGGTGAAGGTCCTGAGGACAGCTGAGTTTGTCCCTTATGTGGTATTCATTGAGGCCCCTGACTTTGAGACCCTTCGAGCCATGAACCGGGCTGCGCTGGAGAGCGGCGTGTCCACGAAACAGCTGACG GAGGCGGATCTGAGGCGGACAGTGGAGGAGAGCAGCCGCATCCAGAGGGGATATGGGCACTACTTCGACCTCAGCCTGGTCAACAGCAATCTGGAGAGGACCTTTCGTGAGCTCCAGGCTGCCATGGAGAAGCTTCGGACAGAGCCCCAGTGGGTGCCCGTCAGCTGGGTGTACTGA
- the Cd300lg gene encoding CMRF35-like molecule 9 isoform X3, with product MRPLVLLWSCLVLPGYEALKGPKEVSGFEGDSVSLQCTYEKKVRGRRKYWCRESGLILSRCSDIVYSEQNQEVVRGRMSIRDRPRDLSMTVTMRDLTVKDSGKYWCGIDRLGFDESFEVSLIVFPGRRDSPTPTGTCCPTSPNPSFQPLTATRILQPKAIAWQTQLPELTSPGLHPTVVTVKQGKTEVKAPVFTEEAPAWSSGTSQVLPGTSPYAGSAPHTTTPAWSAGTSPSPGTSPYAGSSPHTATSPHAGSSRPVIWHHSITTKDSTASHVLTSSVSIPIVRMMAPVWVLLSLLLATGLIAFGNHMLQWRKKAWLAMETQRNEKVYLPASPPGNNWVPEDAMINLAAPPECLSNANASAVPFTETQHLGQVSAQELASEFISV from the exons ATGCGGCCTCTAGTCTTGCTGTGGAGCTGCCTGGTGCTCCCAG GTTATGAAGCCCTGAAGGGCCCAAAGGAGGTCAGTGGATTTGAAGGTGACAGCGTGTCCCTGCAGTGCACCTACGAGAAGAAGGTGAGGGGACGCAGGAAGTACTGGTGCCGAGAGAGTGGCCTCATCCTGTCCCGCTGCTCCGACATTGTCTACTCAGAACAGAACCAGGAGGTGGTACGGGGCCGGATGTCCATCCGAGACAGGCCCAGAGACCTCTCGATGACCGTGACCATGAGGGACCTTACCGTGAAGGACTCGGGGAAGTACTGGTGCGGGATTGACAGACTGGGCTTCGATGAATCTTTTGAAGTGTCTCTCATCGTCTTTCCAG GAAGAAGGGACAGTCCCACCCCCACTGGCACCTGCTGCCCTACTTCCCCTAACCCCTCCTTCCAGCCTCTCACAGCTACAAGGATCCTGCAGCCCAAGGCAATAGCCTGGCAGACTCAGCTCCCAGAACTGA CTTCTCCTGGTCTCCACCCGACAGTCGTCACAGTCAAGCAGGGGAAGACAGAGGTTAAGGCCCCTGTGTTCACGGAGGAGGccccagcctggtcttcaggaaCCTCCCAGGTTCTCCCAGGAACCTCTCCATATGCTGGGAGTGCTCCTCACACAACAaccccagcctggtctgcaggaaCCTCCCCTTCCCCAGGAACCTCTCCATATGCTGGGAGCTCTCCTCACACAGCGACCTCTCCTCATGCAGGGAGCTCCCGCCCAGTCATCTGGCATCACAGCATCACAACAAAGGACTCCACGGCCAGTCATGTCCTCACGTCCAG TGTGTCCATCCCGATTGTCCGCATGATGGCCCCAGTCTGGGTGCTCTTGTCCCTTCTGCTGGCGACAGGTCTGATTGCCTTTGGCAACCACATGCTCCAGTGGAGAAAGAAAG CTTGGCTGGCCATGGAGACACAGAGGAACGAGAAGGTCTACCTCCCAGCTTCG CCACCAGGGAACAACTGGGTGCCTGAAGATGCCATGATCAACCTTGCAGCGCCTCCCGAGTGTCTCAGCAACGCCAACGCCTCCGCTGTGCCCTTCACGGAGACCCAGCACCTCGGCCAG GTGTCCGCACAGGAACTGGCTTCCGAGTTCATCTCTGTATAA